Within the Trachemys scripta elegans isolate TJP31775 chromosome 4, CAS_Tse_1.0, whole genome shotgun sequence genome, the region tgttaccactcaagaaagagctgaAGTCATTGTGggtggttctctgaaaacattctctCAATGTGCGGCAGCAGTCGAAAAAGCTAAcgatgttgggaaccattaggaaagggatagaaaataagagaaAAGATCATAAAACCACTATATGAATCTAtgatacgcccacaccttgaatgctgtgggctgttctggtcaccccatctcaaaaaaaaaaaaagatattggaattggaatacaaagaaaggcaacaaaaatgattaaagggcatGGAACAGAGGGCATATGAAGAGAGGTTAAAAACCTGGGACTGTTCAGATAAGAAAAAAGGAGACAACTAAGGGCAGTGGCAGATTAGTCATTGGTCCAATTGGGCCCGTGCCCATGGGCTCTGGCCAATTGGGGgggcccccagaaaaatgggGACCCCTGCACTCTGACAGCTCCACCCACccggcgctcctgctggggagcaggattgAGACATGGGGGCTTGCCTCACTCCACCCgcccagcactccagctggggagcgggggcttgccccactccacccacccAGCACTCCTGCAAGCCCCCGCACCCTGGCAGGAGCCCAGGGGGACTGCAAgcggaagaggtggggaggggccccaacttgctttggcccaggggccccacaaaaccctaatccACCCGTGACTAAGGGGCAATATtttagaggtctacaaaatcatgaatgggtggagaaagtgactaaggaagtgttattcaccccttcacatgagaaccaggggtcacccaatgaaattaataggcagcaggtttaaaacaaacaaggaagtactttgtcacacagcgcacagtcagcctgtagaactcattgccaggggatgttgtgaaggccaaaaatataagtgggttcaaaaaagataagttcatggaggatgggttcatcaatggctattagccaatatggtcagGGATTCAACCTCATGTTCCGGTATGTCCCcaagcctctgactaccagaagctggtaCTGGACGACAGAGGccggatcacttgataaattctcctgttctgttcattccctctaaagtatctggcactggccactgtcgtaCGACAgcattctgggctagatggaccattggtctgactcagtatggccctTTATACGTTAAGTCAAGAATAGGACCTCGGTAGAATTTAGATGGTACTGTATATGGATCTGATCCTGTCCTCACTGAgatcaatggcaaatctcccttTGTCAACAACAGGTGCAGGAGCAGATCTTAAAATGTAAGTGAGGTACATTTTAAATTAGATCACATTAACATTAGCTGATTGTACGTCTGGAAATATATTACATACAAGACTAACTTCCCAGTAAGAAACTGCAGTGGTACCTCCAAAATATGGTGGAGCAGAGTAATAGGAGTTTGGTTTGCTTTGGTTTCAGTTAGTTTGAGCAAAGTGTTAATTTTAAAACCACCAGCATCTCCAGTGTGACGCCCCTAAAAGATagataaaatcaaataaaatcctTGTTTCAGCTTAAAAAAAGCTCCATTATtcaatttttgttatttttattttatacatacGCAGGAGACTGGATTGCAATTATATTTTGCCATCTATCAAaatgtaatgatttttaaaagccttACTTACATAGTTCAGAAAGTTTCCAACTTTAAGAATCAACAGACAGAAAATGGGCAGCCGGTGACTGGTAAGAAgtgctaaaaaaattaaaatggacgGTTTAAATAAATTCAATGAAGGACTTTGAAATTGGATTTTCCTGAAGTTTAAACAGGGCTTGCACAAAGGTCTTTTCTCAGATTATGCAGGGCCAGTATTTTTATGGCTTTGGAAACATGCCAGACATAGAATTCGTTTGTGCATGTAAAAAGAAACAGGAATAAATAAGTTGAATAAAAGTGTCCCAAGTAGGCTTGGGCTGTATAGTTGCGTGGAAAGTTGATCTTCCCTTTACGTTTAGAATATGTCGGTGTATAAATTAATCAATAGGAGGAAGAACTGCTTGAACAATTTCTGAAGTGCATCAAGCCAAAAGGGTCAACATCAGGTGTTTTTCTGTTCATCTTCCCaatggttaaaaaaaagtgatggtttttgcacacacaaaaaatgagcCGAcattaaaacaaagaacaaatcGTCTATATGTAGAATTTGGGACCTTCCCCCTCACTAGTGGAGATCTTTGGTAGGAGTTAGTCAGCACACCTATATTTTACTCACAATCTGCTAGAAGCATTCCCCCATTCTGTGTGTTCCATCTCACAGCTGAACTGTACAAATTGCAGTTCTGCATTATTCCAGAAATGGGAATCTGTGGCTAGTGCTCCCACAGAGCTTCCTGTTCGATAATAAGAGACTCACTCGGCCTAGGTGTCATTCCATTTCAACTAATGGTGAATTTTCACTTGGCTCTTAGCACAAAGCACTGATACAATTGCATCCCACTTACTTTCACAGGCTCTCCTGATCATTTGTGCTTCAGGCCATAGCAAATCTAACAGACTGCTTGTCTCTTCACATAACAGCATACATTCAATTCGCAACTGGTAGCTAAAAGAGAAAGTCAATGCAAGAAATACAGACGTGCTTAGCTGAAGCATGTCTAGCATGACAGCAACACATTGCTGAACTAAGACCAGTGCAAGTGTTATCTTGTTCTCTTAATGCCACCACGTGAGATATTTCCCTCATTGGATTAGATTACAAATAAATCAAACAAATAAATCAAATGTTTTAGACATTTAGACAAGTGTCCTATAAACAATTATCATGCCCCCTCCCACCAGAACACCCACAAAGGCAACATCATATTGCAACCTATGCAAGAGAAACACATCATAGCAGTTatggtaataaaataataacacttagcacttcccatcagtagatctcaaagcactttacaaatggggaaactgaagcatagggaggtgaaatgatttgcctgctgggtgaccgtgggcaagtggcagacctgggaatagaacccatgtttcctgagtcccagtccactaAACCACACTGCTTCCTGTTATACAGCTTTGTCTGGGGTTTGTGCTTCTCCTCTTAAATGAGAGGCAGTGTTTGCCAGCATGGAAATCCTGAATCCTGCTCAGTGATCCACAGTAATGTATACGAATGTTCGAATAGTCAAGAAAGCATTTTAAAGGGGttattttaaagcaataaatGCAGTTCGAGACAGATACAAACATTTCTACAGCATTTTGCAGAAAGTTAAAAACAGTCTCTCTGTGAATGCAGAATAGTCAAACCTTCAGATTTTTTGTAGAACATCACTACAATTTACAACATCACAGTGTTCTCATAAATAGTACAAAGATGACAGTATGTCTGCCAGTCTGCCCAGTTAATTCAGGAAGGCTGCTCCTCTGGTCAAACACTGCCTGGCACACACATAATCCACTATTTAGTGTATATTATGTGACccctgacagtggctggtgcagaGAAGAAAGGAGTCTACTACAGCTACAAATAGAGGAGTTGCTACTTAAGGTTAAGCAGGAGAGGCACATGCTTCTAGTGTTGTGGGCTTAGTCCCCAGGGATGATCCATTTtgacagagagtgagagagaaaaaaaactctctcacacacacactcacacacccacCAGTGAAGATTTCCCTTACCTAGCAATCTTAAGAAGGAGGAGATAAAATTGGTCTGCATTTGCTAGTTTTGCTTTTTCTTTGCAGGATTTCAGGTTCTCTATCTAACAAGGAATAAATCCATTAACACGAATAATTGCATTTGGTAATTGCATTCCGTACTCACAGAGCccacttttcaaaagtgactgccTGATGCTGCACATATCAATGAGTATTTCAATGGACAAGGTGGGCAATTGAGCATGCAAGGACCGTTTTGTGAGTGCAAATTCATAGATGGTCTCTGCTCTAAAGAGCTtacaccatctttttgttctgtgtttgtatggcaaccagcacaatggggtccgtGTCCGTGACTGAGGATCTATCACCAGACAAATGAATATTAATATACACCCAAGCTAGGCAGCCACTTCTGAACTTAAAGGTTCCCTCCTTATCACCAAAGTCCCTCTGGAAATCTGGCTTCTTTAGAGAAGCATATATATGCTAACACAGTGGTTTTTAACCTATGGTCTATGAACCccctggggtctgcagactacGTCTAAGAACAAAAGTTTTCAACGTGTGGTCCGCAGACCGcagtctaagatttccaaaggggtctgcacctccattcaaaaaattttaggggtctgcaaatgaaaaaagaggtTGAAAATCACAGTGCTAACATATTTTAACATTAGACTATCACCCAGCCAATATAaaagaaccactgtgctaaacccagtgttttaagaacataacataagtgATCTctgtcctgccatccatctccaccctctgatatGTTCTTATCTTAAGAGCTGGGACTGTGACTTCGTCTGTATTTTATACAGAACCAAGCACGCTGTAGATGTGTAAGAATGAATAGATAGTGTCAATACCTCATGCTTTTCAGGCAGTAGCTTAATTAGCTGCTTCAGAGTGTCAGCATCAAACTTGGTCCTGTCCCCTTTCTCAATCATGTCAGCAACCTCCTCATTCGAGCTGCAGGAAAGACTTAAAAGCTACAGTAGAACTAGGAGTAACATGCCAAAAATAAGAGGAACCGATTCTGCAGCTAACATTGTATCAGTAATGGATCAAGGTCAAATGGAAGTTACTGCTTTTCCCCTCTATTGTGCTTACCTACCTTTACTTCTAGGATCATAGGTGTGCTAGAAAAATAGGATGATACTAAGCGGGAAACTGTCAAGATAGGTTCTTGGTACATTCCTGCTTAGATTATTAAAACGGGAAGAATTTTAGAAGCCTGATGTATTtgtcactgtttgtttgtttatgtttctTGGCAACATTTTGAACTTCACTTGGCTTGCTCACTGAACCTAGAGGGCTCCATTTGGTTGAGTTTCCAGTATCATAGGAAAAGATTCTCCCCCTGCcagcttcctcctctcccttcccccatcctcccccgCCACCTTTCAGAGAAGTCAAAGCAACAGACAACTCTCCTTCTGCTTTAATGAAGACATTTCACTAGTTTGGGATGGGCCCAAACCAGAATGTTTTATCCAAACCCCCTCTTGACCTCTCCCTGCTGTCCCAAACTTGGTGAAACAAGATACATTTGACTTGAATCCAAAAAATTCTGGTGTTGGTTCTGCAAAACCACAGCTGCTATACTAATTGGGATAGAGCATGACCACCAAGCTGAGAGCAGAAGAGGTCACGCTTACATGGATCTCATCACTCACAAATGGAAGGGCAGGGTTAGCTAGCTCTGCAACACCATCCCAACCTCTCTCTGATCCCACGTGGGCCTCTCTCTACATTTAGGGTCCATGCAGAGGGAGGAAGCAGTGACTGGATGGGCTACATGCCATTCTTTCCATCCTCCCGCCCCTACATCACACACACTGCAAGCATTTATACTAAGTTAATACAGGCTGGGGCTGAGTTATCTTTTCCGGGACATTCCCTCCATGGTACCGATTTCCTCTTAAAGGTGGGTCCTGGAGTAACCAGGCCCGGTAGGAGTACATTGCAGTGTGGCTCCAGTGGAGATGTCCTGttacatggtgtgtgtgtgtagaaagtGCACCTTCACCACGTGATCACATGGGGGAATCTCTGTGGAAGAGATTTGGCCAAGGACCTGCTGCGATCTCCTCCCCTTCGCAGCAGCCTATGGGCTAATTCAGCCCATGATTTTGACAACATTCTACTATTAATTAGTAGGCTATTTTCCTCTTGAAAGAAAAGATGACTCAAGACTGACTACATTTTGGGTCTAAATTACTTGAAGTGtttctttaaattattaaatGGATTTAGAACTTCCAATCAGGAATCTCCATGCACATTTGATGTCAGCAATTAATATTTATGTCACTAATGCCCAGCAGATGCACCAATCTGAAAGATTCCTTTGTTATTATGTATGAATATTCCCCTTCTGGATGCTTAGCCCATTCACCCTGAGGTCCTATAGCACAATCCTGGACTTGGTCCAGGAACATATTGCCAGGCATAttactgttttaaaagaaaatacattttgactCCCTAATAAAGATACTTTAGGGGATCTAAAATATTACTGTTGAATTGATTTGCATACCATGGTTGTATTTTATTCAAACAATGCGGTACTCTTCAAATCTTACCATTTAAATTGCTTCAAAAATATGTTCAAGAGGAGGCTTTTCTTCATATCTATAAATGTGATCTGTGTCAAAAAACGCAATCAGATGAGAAGAAACGTTTtccttgattttaataaaatataggcAAGGGTTTTTTGATTTTAGTGTATCTGGTTTATATTActtacatggcacttttcataCGTTAAGCTCAAATCAGTTCACAAAGGAGTGCAAGTATCATCTGCTTACagctagagaaactgaggcacagaaaggagaaGCCATTTGTCCAAAGACTGTAAGGGGGCAGAGTACCCCAGCATGCCTGACTCCCAGTCAGTACCCACCCAGAAGACTGCATGTAATCTTCATTGGCACTAATGAAATATTGTTTACTGTAACACTGCCTATCATATGCCCTAAAAGCATATGCCATATGCTATCAAAAGCACGGGGAGGGACTATATCCCTGGCATCTTACTGCGTTATGAAAGGCTAATAAGAATAAAGAGTCAACTATGGTATAAAAACACAGGAGACaactaaaaagaaaagtttttcaTTTTAGGTGGGTCATTTCCATGATCTTTACATTAGCCAGAAGTGAAGCATGCCCAAGTACCTCTTTTGGTTCCTTTATTTTGGGTACTGTTGTCTCCTTAGGGCTTGTTTGTGAAACACAGAAGAGTTGCTCTATGCTTGTGTAATCAGGCTCTATAACTTCATCACTGCTGCTGGTCACTGAAGCCCACATGGAGCGACTTTCTGAAAAAGATAAGGTAATAAGACTGGCTACAGAGACATCTGTAAACTCAGCACATCATGTTCAATGCAATACTACTTACTAAAAGGGAAACACTGGGAAATTATCTAAGAGCAGCAGTTCCCACAGACAATATCCCAAAAGTTTGAAGGCTAATTAAATCAGGAAAACTACAGCCATTTGTAATTAAATGAACTGAAGACAGCAGCCGAGCTGAATGGATTCTACTAACTTCTGTTTGCTCTAGCTGATCGGCTACATATTGCAGAGTAGCAATATGCGCACACAGGACATTGAGCTCAAATTAGGTTAACATCTCTGCTTAAAATACTTAAGGACTCCCAAGGCTGCATAAACTCTCCTGGAAATGGGCTGGTGACTGATGTTTTCTGGCAGTGCAAGATCTGTTTCGCTGCTTCcatcaaaaataataatgtcagaacatcagtttaaaaaaaaaacctataccACACATTGGTGAAGTTCATTGCTAAAACATTAGTGTGCTCTCTAAATGAATTTGTAGTACTGTAGACCCTTCTAtgcaaaaatctttaaaaacattaaattagtAAAGTCTCTACACCCCTCTGTAATAACCCCATTTTAtggaagagaaactgaggcagagagagagaggttgagtGACATGTCAAAGGCCTCACttagcagagctggaaacagaacacaGATCTTATGACTCTCAGTTCTGTGCTTCACCCCCAAGGCCCTCTGACTCAAGCAAATATTTCTACTAACTAAAAGCCCAGTTTCTCAAGCCCCACTATGCAGTGGGATGCttgatgggaggggaaggggagacacgACTCAGAGCAGGTGTAAGGAGCCACCCACTTGGAGCAGCTTGTGGTGATCAGGGCCTAACCTTTGGTggtgatgtttttcttaaagagtTGTAAAGTCATTAAATGAATGCAGTGTTACAAGCACCTACCTCTCACCACATCCCAGGGAAGCTTCTGCCAGTCAAATGGCTTCATTCGTAATGTTGGTGTCTTTGCCTTCTTAGGACAAGGCTCGCTTTCATGTCCAGAAGAAGCACCATCAGGTGCAGCAttactgcatgatgggggataaGAAGGTGGCATAGGTACCGTACTTCGCCCAACGCAAGGCCACAGAGGGGGCGGTGGGGGCAGAGGTGATggtggcagagcaggaagtggAGATTCACACTGCCTTGGCAGTGCTGAACAGGCCAGTAGCTGGGAGGATGGAGAGTTCTCTGAAGTTCTTAGTGGCTGCCGTGAAAGGGTTAGAGTTTCAGGAGGGCAGATAGTTGTAGCAGTGCACTGATCTGCACTGAGGGACTCCTCTTCTAAGTCCATGTCAACTTGAATACACTTGTTCACTTTTTGAACCAATCTCTTTTGTGCCAACTTGTTACCATTTGGACATTTCTTGTGTGCTGGAAGTCTCTCCATGGCTTCCTCAATGTTGTTTTCCTCTTCTACAAAATAATAAAGCCTATGGATTAGCGAGGTTCTCCAGTACTGACTAATGAAAAATTCCATATGGAAATACAAAAGGAGCAGGCCTTACTTGAAATATTTCACCTGTTGATGTTTAAATCTGCTTTGCACGAACAAATTCTATTTTAAACATGGTTTTAACACATCCATGTCAGGAAGTAATCCAGCATCaatgaaagcaaagcacagaccaCAAACCCATGCATTGTTTCCACTGTATTCCCCACCCTTGCATTGCAACTTTAAAGCAATGAGAAGCAGGTACTAGCTAAGGGGAAACAATCATTCTGCTTCCCTTGTTGCTCCCTTTCCTTATCACTCATCCATTCATTGGGCTGTTTCACCTACTTCAAGGACTGAGAGGAAGTCAGTGCAAACACTTCCCCCTTCCCACAGTCATTCACCTGTGAGGGAAAAGACCAAACAGAAATCTGATGGAACCCAGGGGAAGCCACACCTAGAATGAGTCACCCAGGCCTGAGATCCAAGAATCCTAAGTATTGCCACTGAAATTACTTAGGCTTCAGAAATGAGAGGCCCCTGAAAGAAGCTGTAGGTAATATGAGTAAATAGTCTACACCTGGGGATAGCCCAGGGTTATGTGGCAGGGCTGGCTCATTGCCCTAGAAGCCTACATATGGCATGAGTAAATTGCAGACAAGCTTGAAAATTAGCCAATTAttcctattttttgttttttctctcaatCAATTTTTAATCTATGGTAGATCTTTATCTCTCACCCTGTGATTGTTTAGTTTCCTTCATAGCCTCTTGCAAGGGATCCcctcaaaggctttttgaaagttcaGCTAAATCATATCCAGTGGTTCTCCCACATTCACTACTCTATGGATTCTCCCAGAGAATGTTAATAGGTTGGAGAGGCAGAGTTCTCCTTTATAGTAGCCAGGCTGATACAACCACATCACAACACATTCCTCAGTGTTTCAAAGAGGTAGTTGTATCAGTATGTCTTAAAAACTAGAACTGTCAACAGGCCAGAAAACATTAGTTTCCTACCCTCAGTGAAGTCACTAGCTAATTAGCAACATAGTGGCTAAGGCTGGAGAAATGAACAAGGCTAATGCAGCTTTAAACAGGGGGCCCAATCCAGAAAACTCTCATACACATGCCTGTGAgaaattccattgaattcaatgggactactcacttgcATAAAGCTAGGCATGTGTATGCAAGCTCAGGTTCAAGTTCTGAATGCCTGGTCAAATGAAGTCCCTGTGAACTTTCCCCCCCATATTTTATTGGAAGTGTCAAATGAATGGGAAGAGGACCAGAAGGGTCCCTTGCTGGCAAGACAATTGCAAGTAAGAACCTGATATAGGATCTATATAGGAGCCAGATAGGAGAAGTTGCAGGGATGGACAAATTGAAAGAGATCTCAGGGAAACCAGCAGCCCTTTGTGCCCACATGGACCTAACTGTAGGACTAGGACCTAATTTCTCACTCCTTATATCACGGTGGTCTCCCAGAGCACATAGTCCAATCCTTtagtaatgatttttttaaagtggcagcCATTTCTGTGACTAGCATAAAGTAAATGTCATTTCACACTGTCCATTACCACTACCATGGATCAAAAAGGTGCTAGAATGCCTTGGAAAGGAAGTTTGCTGGCACCTTAGACCTCTGTGAAAGATACTAGCCTATGAGATCAATATCTAAAGGACagtttgcttttgaaaaccctaTGGGCTTATTGTAGCTTATTGTTATATCATTTGGTCTACATGGGGTACTAATAATATCTGATCAGACAATGGACTTACCCATGGAGATGTAAGGCAGTCTACCACATTAAACAATAATACCCTACTCTTATATAAGCCTTTCCTTGGTATATCTCAAACCATTGTACAAGAGATGGCTGAGTAGCATTAATTTCTtttcagagatggggaaaatAGACAGAAAGATAAGTGACTTATTTGAGGTGGCAGAATGGAAATAGACTtctggtctcctgactcccagtctagtgGCCTATCCACTGATCCCTGTTGCCTCCCTCACCTAGAGGGCCTAGCTGTCTCAATGGCAGACTGGAGGGAATATATGAAACAATGTAATAGCTATCTAGCAGAGCATTTGAGTGCCCCCCGCCCCATTAAGCCACCAACTTGAAAGTGGTGGAGAGAAGAAGCCTACTGCCTTGCAAACGTGATGTGAAAAGATGTGGGGAGGCCacaggtggggcagggagaaggcatTAAGAACTGCCCgagacaaaaaaaag harbors:
- the LOC117876108 gene encoding inverted formin-2-like — encoded protein: MEFFISQYWRTSLIHRLYYFVEEENNIEEAMERLPAHKKCPNGNKLAQKRLVQKVNKCIQVDMDLEEESLSADQCTATTICPPETLTLSRQPLRTSENSPSSQLLACSALPRQCESPLPALPPSPLPPPPPLWPCVGRSTVPMPPSYPPSCSNAAPDGASSGHESEPCPKKAKTPTLRMKPFDWQKLPWDVVRESRSMWASVTSSSDEVIEPDYTSIEQLFCVSQTSPKETTVPKIKEPKEITFIDMKKSLLLNIFLKQFKCSNEEVADMIEKGDRTKFDADTLKQLIKLLPEKHEIENLKSCKEKAKLANADQFYLLLLKIASYQLRIECMLLCEETSSLLDLLWPEAQMIRRACETLLTSHRLPIFCLLILKVGNFLNYGRHTGDAGGFKINTLLKLTETKANQTPITLLHHILEEVEKNHPDLLQLPNDLECVSKAAGTNFEVMKAEADAHLKKLLKIEHNMSSIDDLKAQYGKSIQDHINRWKELEEELATIEKKKAELADYLCEDRNKLSLEDVFNTMKTFRDLFIKALKENQERKEQATKAEKRKKLLEEEEAKRQKGKYGNIIHKGAERPEACVTDALLVDIRKGFQLWKTTRNKSEPEIVLKTSPTETASVTSASIT